A genomic stretch from Sphaerodactylus townsendi isolate TG3544 linkage group LG15, MPM_Stown_v2.3, whole genome shotgun sequence includes:
- the LOC125444362 gene encoding olfactory receptor 2D3-like, with the protein MGAENFTSVSEFLLVGLSSDQETHTLLFVAILFIYSITLVGNLGIILLVLVDSHLHTPMYFFLTHLSGIEICYITSTIPQMLAHLQTGHGGLSLIRCALQMYVALSLGSTEALLLGVMAYDRYLAICHPLTYATVMGRWRQIQLASACWVGGFFGSVICVFLTFTHPFCGSNLINHFMCELPAVLKLACGDIRNTETVVFLLAAMVILGPLSIILTSYWLILFSVSQMQSARGLRKAFSTCGSHLTVVTLFYGTTTFIYIVPQSGASLDNRKRIAVFYVVVTPFLNPIIYTLRNKDVHEATAKVVRRLCCKPRN; encoded by the coding sequence ATGGGGGCTGAAAACTTCACATCTGTTTCAGAATTCCTTTTAGTGGGACTCTCCAGTGACCAAGAGACACATACTCTGCTGTTTGTGGCCATTCTCTTCATCTACTCCATTACCCTTGTGGGGAATCTGGGGATCATCCTGTTGGTCCTGGTGGACTCCCACCTCCACACACCCATGTACTTCTTCCTGACGCACCTCTCAGGCATAGAGATCTGTTACATCACCAGCACGATACCCCAGATGTTGGCTCACCTTCAAACAGGTCACGGAGGATTGTCCTTAATCCGGTGTGCGTTACAGATGTATGTAGCTTTGTCCCTGGGTTCTACTGAAGCACTTCTGTTGGGCGTCATGGCCTACGACCGTTACTTGGCCATCTGCCACCCCCTGACTTATGCCACAGTCATGGGAAGATGGCGCCAGATCCAACTTGCCTCCGCCTGCTGGGTAGGTGGCTTTTTTGGCTCTGTAATATGTGTGTTCCTCACCTTTACCCACCCCTTTTGTGGCTCCAACCTCATCAACCACTTTATGTGTGAACTGCCAGCGGTGTTGAAGCTTGCATGTGGTGACATCCGTAACACAGAAACCGTTGTTTTCTTGCTTGCCGCAATGGTAATCCTTGGACCTCTTTCAATTATCTTGACTTCCTATTGGCTCATTCTTTTCTCTGTGTCCCAAATGCAGTCGGCTAGGGGACTGCGCAAAGCGTTCTCTACATGTGGCTCCCACCTAACCGTGGTCACCTTGTTCTATGGCACCACCACCTTTATCTATATCGTACCCCAGTCTGGAGCATCTCTTGATAACAGAAAGAGGATTGCTGTCTTTTATGTTGTGGTCACCCCTTTTCTAAACCCAATCATTTACACTCTGAGGAACAAGGATGTCCATGAGGCGACAGCCAAGGTGGTGCGAAGACTATGCTGTAAGCCAAGAAACTGA
- the LOC125444363 gene encoding olfactory receptor 502-like: MRADNLTCDTTFILVGLTNDRETQKLLFGIILVTYALTLVVNLGVIMLIQVDSHLHTPMYFFLTHLSSVEMGYVTSTVPQMLGHLLMGYGGLSLVRCALQMNATLAFGSVEALLVGVQVASRPLLSHLSSLESMPLHYGKHEEGGPGLVILIPLSAILISYGLIFFSVLQMQSASGVRKALSTCSSHLLVVVLFYGTITLVYIIPRSGRSPDVDKQVAVLYVVVTPLLNPIIYTLRNKDVHQAMTKSGTFSLGGQGAEGNIC, encoded by the exons ATGAGGGCCGACAACCTCACCTGTGACACCACGTTCATCTTGGTGGGACTCACCAACGACCGGGAGACACAGAAATTGCTCTTTGGGATCATTCTTGTCACCTATGCTTTGACCCTTGTGGTGAACTTAGGGGTCATTATGCtgatccaggtggactcccaccTCCACACGcccatgtatttcttcctcaCACACCTCTCGAGCGTGGAGATGGGTTACGTTACTAGCACTGTCCCCCAGATGCTGGGTCACCTTCTGATGGGTTATGGGGGATTGTCCTTAGTCAGATGTGCTCTTCAGATGAATGCCACTTTGGCTTTTGGTTCTGTTGAAGCGCTTTTGGTGGGTGTACAAGTGGCCTCACGACCGTTACTTAGCCATCTGTCATCCCTTGAGTCTATGCCACTGCACTATGGGAAGCATGAGGAAGGCGGCCCAG GGCTGGTCATCCTGATACCCTTGTCAGCTATCTTGATTTCCTACGGGCTCATTTTCTTTTCCGTATTGCAAATGCAGTCAGCCAGTGGAGTGCGCAAGGCCTTGTCGACATGCTCGTCCCATTTATTGGTGGTCGTCCTGTTCTATGGCACCATCACACTAGTCTATATTATACCCCGGTCAGGAAGGTCTCCTGATGTAGACAAGCAAGTTGCAGTGTtgtatgttgtggtgacccccctaCTGAACCCCATCATTTACACCCTGCGGAACAAAGATGTCCATCAGGCGATGACCAAG AGTGGCACCTTTTCACTAGGGGGGCAGGGTGCCGAAGGGAATATATGCTAG
- the LOC125444364 gene encoding olfactory receptor 502-like, with amino-acid sequence MRADNFTCATTFILVGLTNDRETQKLLFVIILVIYALTLVVNLGVILLIRMDSHLHTPMYFFLTHLSSVEMGYVTSTVPQMLGHLLMGYGGLSLVRCALQMNATLAFGSVEALLVGVMAYDRYLAICHPLIYATAMGRRRQVQLASSCWLSGFSIAVVCVSITFIHPFCGPCHINHFICEIPMVLKLACDDTRITKAIVFVFAGIVILIPLSVIFISYWLIFFSVLQMKSANGVHKALSTCSSHLLVVVLFYGTTTLNYIMPRSGRSPDVDKQIAVLYVVVTPLLNPLIYTLRNKDVHQVMTKVLRRSGFALKR; translated from the coding sequence ATGAGGGCCGACAATTTCACCTGTGCCACCACGTTCATCTTGGTGGGACTCACCAACGACCGTGAGACACAGAAATTGCTCTTCGTGATCATTCTTGTCATCTACGCATTGACCCTTGTGGTGAACTTAGGGGTCATTCTGCTGATCCGGATGGATTCCCACCTCCACACACCCATGTACTTCTTCCTCACACACCTCTCGAGCGTAGAGATGGGTTATGTCACCAGCACTGTCCCCCAGATGCTGGGTCACCTTCTGATGGGTTATGGGGGATTGTCCTTAGTCAGATGTGCTCTTCAGATGAATGCCACTTTGGCTTTTGGTTCTGTTGAAGCACTTTTGGTGGGTGTCATGGCCTACGACCGTTACTTAGCCATCTGTCATCCCTTGATCTATGCCACTGCTATGGGAAGAAGGCGGCAGGTACAGCTGGCTTCATCTTGTTGGCTAAGTGGCTTTTCTATTGCAGTGGTTTGTGTCAGCATCACCTTTATCCACCCCTTCTGTGGTCCCTGCCACATCAACCACTTTATCTGTGAGATCCCGATGGTGCTGAAACTGGCATGCGACGACACCCGCATCACAAAAGCCATCGTTTTTGTATTTGCAGGGATCGTCATCCTGATACCCTTGTCAGTTATCTTTATATCCTATTGGCTCATTTTCTTTTCCGTATTGCAAATGAAGTCAGCCAATGGAGTGCACAAGGCCTTGTCGACATGCTCGTCCCATTTATTGGTGGTCGTCCTGTTCTATGGCACAACTACTCTTAACTACATTATGCCCCGGTCAGGAAGGTCTCCTGATGTTGACAAGCAAATTGCAGTGTTgtatgttgtggtgactcccctGCTGAACCCCCTAATTTACACTCTGCGGAACAAAGATGTCCATCAGGTGATGACCAAGGTACTGCGCAGGTCGGGCTTTGCCTTGAAAAGATGA
- the LOC125444365 gene encoding olfactory receptor 2D3-like yields the protein MKTDNLTCATTFILVGLTNDRETQILLFVIILVIYALTLVVNLGVILLIQVDSHLHTPMYFFLTHLSSVEMGYVTSTVPQMLSHLLMGYGGLSFVRCALQMTAAFALGCSEALLVGVMAYDRYLAICHPLIYATAMGRRRQVQLASSCWLGGFSVAAVCVSITFRHHFCGPCHINHFICEVPMVVKLACDVTHITKAFIFLFPGLVIVIPLSVILTSYGLIFFSVLQMKSASGVRKALSTCSSHLLVVVLFYGTTTLNYIMPQSGRSPDVDKQIAVLYVVVTPLLNPIIYTLRNKDVHQAMTKVLHRSGFALKR from the coding sequence GACAACCTCACCTGTGCCACCACGTTCATCTTGGTGGGACTCACCAACGACCGTGAGACACAGATATTGCTCTTTGTGATCATTCTAGTCATCTATGCATTGACCCTTGTGGTGAACTTAGGGGTCATTCTGCtgatccaggtggactcccaccTCCACACGcccatgtatttcttcctcaCACACCTCTCGAGCGTGGAGATGGGTTATGTTACCAGCACTGTCCCCCAGATGCTGAGTCACCTTCTGATGGGTTATGGAGGATTGTCCTTTGTCAGATGTGCACTTCAGATGACTGCCGCTTTCGCTTTAGGTTGTTCTGAAGCGCTTTTGGTGGGTGTCATGGCCTACGACCGCTACTTAGCCATCTGCCATCCCTTGATCTATGCCACTGCTATGGGAAGAAGGCGGCAGGTACAGCTGGCTTCATCCTGTTGGCTAGGTGGTTTTTCTGTTGCAGCGGTTTGCGTCAGCATCACCTTTCGCCACCACTTTTGTGGTCCCTGCCACATCAACCACTTTATCTGTGAGGTCCCAATGGTGGTGAAACTGGCATGCGACGTCACCCACATCACAAAAGCCTTCATTTTTCTATTTCCAGGGCTGGTCATCGTGATACCCCTGTCAGTCATCTTGACTTCCTACGGGCTCATTTTCTTTTCCGTATTGCAAATGAAGTCAGCCAGTGGAGTGCGCAAGGCCTTGTCGACATGCTCGTCCCATTTATTGGTGGTCGTCCTGTTCTATGGCACAACCACACTTAACTATATTATGCCCCAGTCAGGAAGGTCTCCTGATGTAGACAAGCAAATTGCAGTGCtgtatgttgtggtgacccccctgCTGAACCCCATCATTTACACTCTGCGGAACAAGGATGTCCATCAGGCGATGACCAAGGTACTGCACAGATCGGGCTTTGCCTTGAAAAGGTGA